From Pseudomonas arsenicoxydans:
AACTTCGGTGGCGGCAACAAGCCTGCTGCTGCTCCAGTTGCAGCTCCAGCTGAAGTCTGCACCGACAGCGACAACGACGGCGTGTGCGACAACGTTGACAAGTGCCCGAACACCCCAGCCAACGTAACTGTTGACGCTGATGGCTGCCCGGCAGTTGCTGAAGTTGTTCGTGTTGAGCTGGACGTGAAGTTCGACTTCAACAAGTCGGTAGTCAAGCCTAACAGCTACGGCGACATCAAAAACCTGGCTGACTTCATGAAGCAGTACCCATCCACCACTACTGTTGTTGAAGGTCACACTGACTCCGTCGGTCCTGACGCTTACAACCAGAAACTGTCCGAGCGTCGTGCAAACGCCGTTAAACAAGTTCTGACCAACCAGTACGGTGTTTCGCCGTCCCGCGTTCAGTCTGTTGGCTACGGCGAATCCCGCCCAGTTGCTGACAACGCCACTGAAGCTGGTCGCGCTGTAAACCGTCGCGTAGAAGCGAAGGTTGAAGCTCAAGCTAAGTAATTAGCTCGCAGCTCTGAGAAAAGCCCGGCTTAGGCCGGGCTTTTCTTTGTCTGCGATTTGGTGAAGGAGGGGGTGAATCAGGCGGATTGATCGGCGGTTACCGCCGGCAAGCCGTGCGCCCACAGAGTCGACGTTGCGCGGGCCGCCACTGCTCCGATCACCAGAATGGCGGGGCTCTTGAGCTGAAAATCGCTGGCCGCCTGTTCCATGGCTGTCAGATCGCTGCGACATACCCGTTGATGTGGCAGGGACGCGTTTTCAATCATTGCCACCGGCGTATCAGCCGCCATTCCCCCCGCCAGCAGTTGCTCCCGGATCTCGCTCAACTTCGCCACACCCATGTAGATCACCAGCGTCGTGCCGCCTTGGGCCAGAGCTTGCCAGTTCAGGCTGCTGCCATCCTGCGTGTGGGCGGTGACCAGCGTCACACCCCTAGCCACGCCGCGCAGAGTCAATGAAATATCGCATTGCGTCGCACCGGCCAGTCCGGCGGTGATGCCGTTGACCAGCTCAACGTCGACACCGTGCTCGCGCAACCACTCCGCTTCCTCACCGCCGCGACCGAAGATGCACGGATCGCCTCCCTTGAGCCGCACCACGCACTTGCCCTGCCGGGCATAACGCAGCATCAGGCGATGAATGAACGCTTGGGGCGTGGATCTACATCCGCCGCGTTTACCCACAGGAATAATCCGTGCGCCAGGGCAATGTTCCAGCACCGCGTCATTAACCAGATCGTCGATCAGCACCACATCCGCTTCTCTCAACGCCCGAACAGCCTTGAGGGTCAGTAATTCGGGGTCACCGGGACCCGCGCCCACCAGCCAGACTTTTGCGCTCATAGTGTTTTCCTCAAGAGATGACGGCGATCGGCTGCGCAGTGGCAGCCAGCAGGCGCTTGATTTCCGGTACGCAGGAGCCGCATTGCGTGCCACAGCCCAATGTCTGTTTCAGGCCCTGCAAGTCCAGGCCACGACTGATTCCGGCGCAGATGGCGCTTTGACTGACGTTTTTGCAGTTGCACAGGGTTTTTGTGCCAAGTGACGCGGCGCCCGCGTTGCCCGGTGGCGCGCTCAGCGGTGCCAGCAGCCAGCGCCGCAGTTGTTCGTCGGCGCGGCCTTCAAGCCAGAGGTTTTGCAGCCAGTGTTGGGCGAGCGTTTCGCCGGCCAGGCGCAGGGCGGTAATTCGGCCGTTTTCGATTCGTACCCGTTTGCCGATGGCGCGCCGCGGATCGTCATAGGCCAAAACCGGGCCATCGTTGAGCGCCAGGCATTGATCGATATCACGCAGCAGTTGTGGATCAGGCGCGGCGGCGCTGGCAGCGCGTATCAGCAGCGCCGGGCGCTCGCGGCCGATCAGGCTGAGGCTAGCGTAGGAAAACGCCTCACAGAGCGGTCGTAGCGTCTCGATATGCTGTTGAACATTGCCTTCGATCAGGGCGAATAGCTGCCACGGCAACTGCACCGGCTCGAGCCGCACGCCGCTGTGTTTGAGTTCCGGTTGTTTCGACAGCGGATCGAATGCAGGAAGGGTGAGGGTGTTCACGCCGCCCTTGAGAAAGCGGTCACCAAAATGCATCGGCAGAAACGCCTGGCCAGGCCGCACACTGTCATCGCTGCTGACCGGCACAATCACCGAGCCGCGGCGGCTTTTGACGTTGATCAGGTCACCAGGCTGCAGGCGATGCCGGCGCAGTTCATCCGGGTGCAAGCTCAACACGGCTTCACTGACATGACCGAAGAGCTGCGCGGCAGTGCCGGTGCGGCTCATGCCATGCCATTGGTCACGCAGACGGCCAGTGATGAGGGTCAGCGGGAAGCGTGCGTCGCGTTGTTCCTTGGCGGCGCGATACGGGTCGGCCACAAACTGCGCGCGCCCACTGGCGGTCGGGAAAACGCCGTCGAGGTACAGGCGAGCGGTGCCTTCGCTGGCGCCCGTGGGGAAAGGCCATTGTTGCGGGCCGAGACGGTCGATCAGCGCATGGCTGATACCGGACAGGTCCAGGTCGCGCCCGTGAGTCAGTTGTTTGTATTCGTCGAACACCTGTGCAGGCGATTCAAAGGCAAACAGGCTGTTCTGCCCAGGGCGCAGGTGCTTTTCCAGGCGTTGTGCGAAATCTACCGTAATCGACCAGTCGGGACGGGCTTCACCCGGTGCGACGATGGCCTGGCGAACGTGGGAAATGCGCCGTTCGGAGTTGGTCACCATACCGTCCTTTTCACCCCAGCTGGCGGCGGGCAACAGCAGGTCGGCGAAGGCGGCGGTTTCGGTGGTGCGAAAAGCCTCCTGCAATACCACGAACGGGCAGGCCTCCAGTGCGGCGCGCACGGCAGTCTGGTCCGGCAGCGATTGCGCAGGGTTAGTACAAGCGATCCACAGGGCTTTGATTTTTCCGCTACGGACCTGCTCAAACAATTCAATCGCGGTCAGCCCGGTGTTTACCGGCAGCTCATCAACCCCCCAGTAGGACGCCACTTGCGCGCGATGTTCGGCATTGGCCGCTTCGCGGTGTCCCGGCAGCAGGTTCGACAGGCTGCCGGTTTCTCGTCCGCCCATGGCATTCGGCTGACCGGTCAGGGAGAACGGTCCTGCACCCGGACGGCCGATTTGCCCGGTGGCCAGGTGGAGATTGATCAGTGCGCTGTTCTTCGCGCTGCCGGCGGTGGACTGGTTCAGCCCCATGCACCACAACGATAGAAAGCTCTTCGAGGTGCCGACCCACTCAGCGCATTGCTGCAATTGCTCGACGCTGATACCGCACAGTTGCGACACCATTTGCGGCGTGTAATCGCGCACCAGGTTTTTCAGCTCGCCCAGGCCCTCGGTGTGCGCCGTGATGAAGTCGCGGTCGATCCAGTCTTCCCACAGCAGCAGGTGCAAAATCCCATGAAACAAAGCGACATCGGTCCCGGGAAGAATCGCCAGGTGCAGGTCAGCCAAATCGCAGGTGTCGGTACGACGTGGGTCGATGACCATGACTTTCATCTGTGGACGGCGGGACTTGGCTTCTTCCAGGCGACGAAACAGCACCGGGTGGGCGTAGGCCATGTTGCTGCCGACGATCATCACGCAGTCGCTCAACTCCAGGTCTTCGTAGTTGCAGGGAGGTGCATCGGCGCCAAGACTGCGCTTGTAGCCAACCACTGCCGACGACATGCACAGGCGTGAATTGCTGTCGATGTTGTTGGTGCCTACCAGCGCTCGCGCTAGTTTGTTGAAGGCGTAGTAATCCTCCGTCAGCAACTGCCCGGAAATGTAGAACGCCACGCTGTCCGGGCCGTGTTCGGCGATGGTTTGCGCGAAGACATTGGCGGCGTGATCGAGGGCGGTGTCCCAGTCGGTGCGGCTGCGGGCCAGGCCCTTGCCAAGGCGCAACTCGGGGTACAAGGCGCGCGCGGTCAGGTCGCCGGTCAGGTGCAAGGTCGAACCCTTGCTGCACAATTTGCCGAAGTTGGCCGGGTGGGCCGGATCGCCGCTGACGCCGAGGATGCGCTCGCCGTCATGCTCGATCAGCACGCCGCAGCCAACCCCGCAGTAGCAGCAAGTGGAGGCGGTGATCTGGCTGTTCATCAGCGTGCTTCCCGCAGGGCCAGCAACACACGGCCGTTCTCGACCCGTGCCGAATGATGGTGGGCGCAGCCGATATCCGGGGCCTGGGCCTCGCCGGTTTCCAGGTCGATCTGCCAGTTGTGCAGCGGGCAGGCAACGCGTTTGCCGTAGATCAGGCCTTGGGACAGCGGTCCGCCCTTGTGCGGGCAGCGGTCGTCGAGGGCGAACACTTCGTCGTCGCTTGTACGAAAAATCGCGATGTCGCCTTTCGGGCCTGCAATGATCCGGGAGCCGAGGGCATTGATCTCTTCCAGTGCGCAGATATCCAGCCAGTTCATGCCTGCACCTCCAGGTTCTTCACGGGGATGACCTCGAACTCTTTCTTCAGCAGAGGTTGCTCCAAGCGTTCTTTCCACGGGTCCTGTTCGAACGACAGGGAGAATTGCAGGCGCTCATTCAACGCTTTGCGACGCTGCGGGTCTTCCAGCACGGCTTTTTTGATGTGTTCCATGCCGACCCGTTGCAAGTAGTGCACGGTGCGTTCGAGGTAGAAGGCTTCTTCGCGGTACAGCTGCAGGAATGCGCCGTTGTATTCGCGCACTTCTTCGGCGGTTTTGAGCTTGACGAAAAATTCCGCGACTTCGGTTTTGATCCCGCCGTTGCCGCCGATGTACATCTCCCAGCCCGAGTCCACACCGATAATTCCCACATCCTTGATGCCCGCTTCCGAACAGTTGCGTGGGCAGCCGGAGACGGCGAGTTTCACTTTGTGCGGCGACCACATGTTGAACAGGTCATGTTCCAGCTCGATCCCCAGTTGCGTGGAGTTCTGCGTGCCGAAGCGGCAGAACTCGCTGCCAACGCAGGTTTTTACCGTGCGGATGGATTTGCCGTAGGCGTGGCCAGAAGGCATGTCCAGGTCTTTCCAGACACCCGGCAGGTCCTGTTTCTTGATGCCCAGCAAGTCGATGCGCTGCCCGCCAGTCACCTTGACCATCGGCACGTTGTACTTGTCGGCCACATCGGCGATGCGTCGCAGTTCTGAAGGATTGGTCACACCGCCCCACATCCGCGGGACCACAGAATAAGTGCCGTCTTTCTGAATGTTGGCGTGGGCCCGTTCGTTGATCAGGCGCGATTGTGGATCGTCCCTGGCTTCGCCCGGCCAGGTCGAGATCAAGTAGTAGTTGAGCGCGGGGCGGCAGGTGGCGCAGCCATTCGGGGTGCGCCAGTTCAGGTAACTCAGGGTGCCGGCGATGGTCAACAGATGCTGTTCGCGGATGGCCTGGCGGATTTGCCCATGATTGAGGTCGCTGCACCCGCAGATGGCTTTTTCGCTTTTCGGTTTGACGTCGGCGGCACCGCCCACGGTGTTGATCAGGATCTGCTCGACCAGCCCCGCACAGGAGCCGCAGGAACTGGCGGCCTTGGTGTGTTTCTTTACGTCGTCGACGCTGAACAGACCGTGTTCCTGAATCGCCTTGACGATGGTGCCTTTGCACACGCCGTTGCAGCCGCAGACTTCGGCGGTGTCGGCCATGCTCATGGCTTTGTCCTGGCCTTGGTGTCCTACATCGCCCAAGGCGTTTTCGCCGAACATCAGGTGGTCGCGGATCTCGCCGATGGCGTGATTCTCACGGATTTGTCGGAAATACCAACCGCCATCTGCCGTATCGCCGTACAGACAGGCACCGACCAGCACGTCATCCTTGATCACCAGCTTTTTGTAGACCCCGCCGATCGGGTCGGAAAGGGTGATGGTCTCGGTGCCTTCGCCGCCCATGAAGTCGCCGGCGGAAAACAGGTCGATGCCGGTGACTTTCAATTTCGTCGAGGTCACCGAGCCCTTGTAGGTGGCGAAGCCCAGTTGGGCGAGGTGATTGGCGCAGACCTTGGCTTGCTCGAACAATGGCGCGACCAGACCGTAGGCGATGCCCCGGTGACTGGCGCACTCACCGATGGCGTAGACCCGTGGGTCGTAGGTTTGCATGGTGTCGTTGACCAGAATCCCGCGGTTGCAGGGGATGCCGGATTTTTCCGCCAGTTCGGTGCTCGGGCGAATGCCGGCGGCCATGACCACCAGGTCAGCGGGGATGATGTCGCCGTTCTTGAACTGCACCGAGCCGACCCGGCCATTGCCGGCATCGTGCAGCGCCTGGGTCTGTTCGCACAGGCGAAAGTGCAGGCCACGGCCTTCAAGCGCGGTTTGCAGGAGCTGGCCGCTGGTTTTGTCCAGTTGCCGCTCCAGCAACCATTCGCCGATGTGCACCACGGTGACGTGCATGCCGCGCAGCATCAGGCCGTTGGCGGCTTCCAGGCCGAGCAGGCCGCCACCGATGACCACGGCGTGTTTGTGGGTCTTGGCGGTGTCGATCATGGCCTGGGTGTCGGCGATGTCGCGGTAGCCGATCACGCCCTGCAAGGTGTTGCCGGGAATCGGCAGGATGAACGGGGTTGATCCGGTCGCGATCAGCAGGCGATCGTAGTCGGCCTCGGTGCCGTCTTCGGCGATGACCCGGCGCTTGACCCGGTCGATCTCCACCACCTTGCGGTTGAGCAGCAGCTTGATGTTGTTTTCCAGGTACCAGTCCAGATCGTTGAGCACGATCTCTTCGAAGGTTTGTTCGCCGGCCAGGACGGGCGAGAGCAGGATACGGTTGTAATTGGTATGGGGTTCGGCGCCGAAGACGGTGATGTCGTACAGCTCATTGCTCAGCTTGAGCAATTCCTCCAGGGTGCGAACCCCGGCCATGCCGTTGCCGATCATCACCAGTTTTAGTTTTTTCATTCAGGTTCTCCGGGAGCTCGGACCCGCCTTATCAGGGCGTACAGGTCGTGCTCGACAAATTTTGCGCAAACAAAAAAAGGCGTCCCGCTAGCTAACTAGCGAGGACGCCTTTGTCCTGGTCCCGTTCTCTCGGGAAGCGCATCCTTCGTCGTTGAAGGCTGGGCTTTATGTAAGTTGAAAAAGATAATGCAGCGGTTGTGCCAAGTCTCGCAAAGGCCCGATTTATGGGTTCACGACAGGGGAGGAGGGTGTTTTTGTGCACCGGTTCAAGGCGCGACGCTCGGTTTTGAAGCAGAAATTCAAAAGATCGCAGCCTGCGGCAGGTCTTGCAGGAGATCGTGGGCACCTTTAGGCGCTGCCGCAGGCTGCGATCTTTTGAATTCAGTGAAAAACTCAGCCATGAAACATCAAGTACAGCAGCACCAGATTGACCAGCAACGACCCCAGCGCCAACGTCCGCCAGACTTTCAGCGGCTCTCGCTCCAGCAGCGGTCTGGGGCGCACGCTCAAGCTGCGTCGTTCACCCTGTTCCAGCACCAGCAGCCATTCCTCTGCGGTTTCAAAGCGCTGGGCCGGTTGCACCGCAACCGCACGATCCATGCTTTGCGCGATCCATTCCGGCAGGTCGGGGCGGTAGCGACTGGCGCTGATCGGGATACCAAACCGTGGGCGCTGGAAGGCTTCGATCTCGCCATAGGGATAATGCCCGGTCAGCAGGAAATATAAGGTCACACCGACTGCATACAGATCCTGTTGCTGGGACGGCGGGTCACCGCGAAAGGCTTCCGGCGCGATATAGCTGGGTGTTCCGGGCAAAGCAGACGGTTGATCTTCAGACAGGCCAGGGCAGTAGGCGAGACCGAAATCGAGCAGGCGCAATTCGCCGTCGTCCCCCAGCCACAGGTTTTCCGGTTTGATGTCGCGGTGCAGGATTTGCCGTCGATGGAGCATGCCGACGGCCCGCAGCAGCCGTTCAGCCAAATCTTGCCACTGGGCCAACGGTAGCTGCTCCACGCGCTCATGAAGGGCGGCGAGGGTAGACCCGGAATATTCGCGCATCACGTAGTACAAATGCTGACGCTGACTGGCGGCATGCACTTCAGGAAAATGCCGTCCGGCGACACGTTTGAGAAACCATTCTTCCGACAGCAACGCTTGCCCGGCCAGATGATCGTCGCGCAACGCAACGGGCAAGGTTTTCAGCAGCCACGGTTGTTGCTGACTGTCGCGAACCCGATAGAGCAGCGATTGCTGGCTCTGGCCGAGAATCCCGTCGACCTGCCAACCCTCGAACATCTGACCCGGTTTCAGTGCCGGAGGCAGCGGCCATTGCTGCAAATGAATCAGCGCATCGCCAATGCTGGTCTCACCGAGGGCATCGACCCGCACCAGCAGGGCGCTGGCATTGTCCTGACTGCCGGCCAGGTGCGCGGCGTTGACCAAGGTCTGCGCCGCGCTGTTAAGGTCCGGCTGATCACGCAGAATCGCGGCAATGGCGGTGTCGCCGAGGACGGCCCACACGCCATCGCTGAGCAGCACAAAGCTCTCATCGAGGCGCAGTTCACCGT
This genomic window contains:
- a CDS encoding nitrate reductase; translation: MNSQITASTCCYCGVGCGVLIEHDGERILGVSGDPAHPANFGKLCSKGSTLHLTGDLTARALYPELRLGKGLARSRTDWDTALDHAANVFAQTIAEHGPDSVAFYISGQLLTEDYYAFNKLARALVGTNNIDSNSRLCMSSAVVGYKRSLGADAPPCNYEDLELSDCVMIVGSNMAYAHPVLFRRLEEAKSRRPQMKVMVIDPRRTDTCDLADLHLAILPGTDVALFHGILHLLLWEDWIDRDFITAHTEGLGELKNLVRDYTPQMVSQLCGISVEQLQQCAEWVGTSKSFLSLWCMGLNQSTAGSAKNSALINLHLATGQIGRPGAGPFSLTGQPNAMGGRETGSLSNLLPGHREAANAEHRAQVASYWGVDELPVNTGLTAIELFEQVRSGKIKALWIACTNPAQSLPDQTAVRAALEACPFVVLQEAFRTTETAAFADLLLPAASWGEKDGMVTNSERRISHVRQAIVAPGEARPDWSITVDFAQRLEKHLRPGQNSLFAFESPAQVFDEYKQLTHGRDLDLSGISHALIDRLGPQQWPFPTGASEGTARLYLDGVFPTASGRAQFVADPYRAAKEQRDARFPLTLITGRLRDQWHGMSRTGTAAQLFGHVSEAVLSLHPDELRRHRLQPGDLINVKSRRGSVIVPVSSDDSVRPGQAFLPMHFGDRFLKGGVNTLTLPAFDPLSKQPELKHSGVRLEPVQLPWQLFALIEGNVQQHIETLRPLCEAFSYASLSLIGRERPALLIRAASAAAPDPQLLRDIDQCLALNDGPVLAYDDPRRAIGKRVRIENGRITALRLAGETLAQHWLQNLWLEGRADEQLRRWLLAPLSAPPGNAGAASLGTKTLCNCKNVSQSAICAGISRGLDLQGLKQTLGCGTQCGSCVPEIKRLLAATAQPIAVIS
- the nirB gene encoding nitrite reductase large subunit NirB, yielding MKKLKLVMIGNGMAGVRTLEELLKLSNELYDITVFGAEPHTNYNRILLSPVLAGEQTFEEIVLNDLDWYLENNIKLLLNRKVVEIDRVKRRVIAEDGTEADYDRLLIATGSTPFILPIPGNTLQGVIGYRDIADTQAMIDTAKTHKHAVVIGGGLLGLEAANGLMLRGMHVTVVHIGEWLLERQLDKTSGQLLQTALEGRGLHFRLCEQTQALHDAGNGRVGSVQFKNGDIIPADLVVMAAGIRPSTELAEKSGIPCNRGILVNDTMQTYDPRVYAIGECASHRGIAYGLVAPLFEQAKVCANHLAQLGFATYKGSVTSTKLKVTGIDLFSAGDFMGGEGTETITLSDPIGGVYKKLVIKDDVLVGACLYGDTADGGWYFRQIRENHAIGEIRDHLMFGENALGDVGHQGQDKAMSMADTAEVCGCNGVCKGTIVKAIQEHGLFSVDDVKKHTKAASSCGSCAGLVEQILINTVGGAADVKPKSEKAICGCSDLNHGQIRQAIREQHLLTIAGTLSYLNWRTPNGCATCRPALNYYLISTWPGEARDDPQSRLINERAHANIQKDGTYSVVPRMWGGVTNPSELRRIADVADKYNVPMVKVTGGQRIDLLGIKKQDLPGVWKDLDMPSGHAYGKSIRTVKTCVGSEFCRFGTQNSTQLGIELEHDLFNMWSPHKVKLAVSGCPRNCSEAGIKDVGIIGVDSGWEMYIGGNGGIKTEVAEFFVKLKTAEEVREYNGAFLQLYREEAFYLERTVHYLQRVGMEHIKKAVLEDPQRRKALNERLQFSLSFEQDPWKERLEQPLLKKEFEVIPVKNLEVQA
- a CDS encoding bifunctional protein-serine/threonine kinase/phosphatase, translating into MSLQLSFAEASAIGPRAENQDALRLVTPAPALAASKGYLFAIADGVSQCADGGLAARSTLQALALDYYATPETWGVAQALDRLLLAQNRWLQANGGGQPLLTTVSALVMRGRRFTLAHVGDCRVYRWHADTLQRVSEDHVWDQPGMQHVLKRALGLDQHLVLDFLDGELRLDESFVLLSDGVWAVLGDTAIAAILRDQPDLNSAAQTLVNAAHLAGSQDNASALLVRVDALGETSIGDALIHLQQWPLPPALKPGQMFEGWQVDGILGQSQQSLLYRVRDSQQQPWLLKTLPVALRDDHLAGQALLSEEWFLKRVAGRHFPEVHAASQRQHLYYVMREYSGSTLAALHERVEQLPLAQWQDLAERLLRAVGMLHRRQILHRDIKPENLWLGDDGELRLLDFGLAYCPGLSEDQPSALPGTPSYIAPEAFRGDPPSQQQDLYAVGVTLYFLLTGHYPYGEIEAFQRPRFGIPISASRYRPDLPEWIAQSMDRAVAVQPAQRFETAEEWLLVLEQGERRSLSVRPRPLLEREPLKVWRTLALGSLLVNLVLLYLMFHG
- the nirD gene encoding nitrite reductase small subunit NirD translates to MNWLDICALEEINALGSRIIAGPKGDIAIFRTSDDEVFALDDRCPHKGGPLSQGLIYGKRVACPLHNWQIDLETGEAQAPDIGCAHHHSARVENGRVLLALREAR
- the cobA gene encoding uroporphyrinogen-III C-methyltransferase; translation: MSAKVWLVGAGPGDPELLTLKAVRALREADVVLIDDLVNDAVLEHCPGARIIPVGKRGGCRSTPQAFIHRLMLRYARQGKCVVRLKGGDPCIFGRGGEEAEWLREHGVDVELVNGITAGLAGATQCDISLTLRGVARGVTLVTAHTQDGSSLNWQALAQGGTTLVIYMGVAKLSEIREQLLAGGMAADTPVAMIENASLPHQRVCRSDLTAMEQAASDFQLKSPAILVIGAVAARATSTLWAHGLPAVTADQSA